Genomic DNA from Clostridia bacterium:
GCAGCAGGAGTCCAGCGGGTAGCAGTGGCCGGCAAATTTGCCGTCCGTAACTGGGCCCATGAGCTTAAAGTCAGGGACTTGGCCGCCCAGCACTACCCAGAGCTGAAGCTATTCTTGAGCCACGAGCTATGCGGCCAGCTCAACCTGCCCCGCCGGGCGGTGACTACCGCCCTAACTGCAGTAACCCAGGAGGCTTACCAAGGATTTTGGGAGCAGGTGGAAGCGGCGCTGGAGAAAAGGGGTATAGCTGCTCCCGCTTACGTAGTTAAGGCCGATGGCGGCGCCCTGCCGCTGGCCCAAGCCAAGCGCCACCCGGTGGAAACCATCTTTTCCGGACCAGCTTCCAGCGCCCTGGGGGCGCTGGCCCTGGGCCAAGCCGCCTCCGGCTCAGAGCGGCTACCGGGAACCGAGGGCTCCCCATTGACCGCGGTAGTAATCGACATCGGCGGCACCACCACCGACTTGGCCTTAATTCTTAACGGCCAGCCCCTGTTGGCCAGCAAGGGTGCCGCCTTGGCCTGGCCGGGAGCGCCATCAGGTGCAAGCCAGCTCTTTACCCACGTCCGAGCGCTGGCGGTTCGATCTCTCCCCCGGGGAGGAGATTCTCAGGTCAGGCGGGAGGGGGAAGGGCTGGACCTGCGCATCGGCCCGGAGCGCCTAGGACCAGCAGCTTGCTTGGGCGGCCCGGCGCCTACCCTCACCGATGCTTTGCGCTACCTGGGAGAGGCCAGCATAGGGGACCGGGACCGGGCTAAGGCCGCCCTAGGCCGCCTGATGCCCGACTCGAGAACCACGCCAGCGGACGGCGATGCTGGAGAGGCTGCCGGCCTCAGCCGGTTGGCCCAGGTGGTGGTGGAGCAATTCGTATTCGACCTAGCTTCGTCGGTAGAAGCCATGTTTCAGGCCTGGCGCGAGGAGCCGGCTTACCGGGTGTGGGAAATCATGCAGGGCCGCACGGCCCGCCCCGACCTGATCATTGGCATCGGGGCGGCAGCCGCCGCCATCGCCCCCCGCCTAGCTCAGAAGCTGGGCTGCCGGTACTGGCTTCCGCCTTACTACCAATCTGCCAACGCAGTGGGCGCTGCCCTGGCCCGGCCCACCCTCTACCTCACCTGGCGGGCCGATACTGAACAAAGCCGCTACCAGGTAGCCGAAACCGGACAGCAAGGCGAGCTCGAAGAATTGGGAATAAGCTCCGGGACTAGGTTAACCCCGGAGCAAGCCGAAGCAGTAGTCCAGAGGTTATTGATCCAGGAAGCAAATCGGCAGGCTCGGTTCTCCGCTACTCCGGCCAGGGAAAGCGGCCCAGGCGATCAAGGCGGGCTGACCGGTAGGAACAGCTCGGATAGCCTGGGTGCAACTGGCCGAGGTGGAGCGGGCGCGCCAACTGACCCGGAGGGCCAGGGTGCACCTAGCACGGAAGGCTCTGGCCTGCCAACTGCCCCTGCGGGAACTGGGGATTGGCAGCCCGAGATCGTCTATAGTGAAAGCTTCAACGTGGTGCGGGGCTGGCGCACGGTGGGAAGAATCCTAGAAATAAGAGCCCAGCTGCCACCGGGGCTGGTTGTCCCGCTCCTGCCCCTGCCGGAATCGGGTAGCGCTGCTGGTGAGGTCGGCACCGAGTCCGATCTTAGCGTTGCCAGAGGACTTGGGCCCACCGCCCAAGCTGGCGGAGCTGCCCCCGCTCCGGGCGCCGGTGGCGAGGCTATTGGCTCCGGCAGCGCCGCCACGGGGGCTAGCGGCCAATCTGCCGACGCGCCAGGCGTCGCCCCCGCCTTAGGTGGCCCTGCTCCCGATATCGCTTCCGCTTCCCTGGTGCGGCCGGAGCTCGGCCTAGTATTCTTCCCCGCCTTCGACTGGGCCATTGAGCCCACCCATCCCGAGCGAGAAGAACGCTTGCTCTATACTAAGGACCAGATCTTTGAGGAAGGGCTGATGGATTTCCCGGCCATCCGTGAGTACAAGGCCCAGCCCTGCAGCCCCAAAGATGTAGCCCGGGCTCATTTTTGCATCCCTGAGGTGGAAAACCAAGTGACCGAGGCTCACCTGATTGCCGCCGGATCCGCCATCCTGCTGGCCCGCGCCTACATGGAGGGGCAAGTAACCCGGTCCTTTGCCCTGGTGCGCCCGCCCGGCCACCATGCCCGGCGCATCGCCCACGGCAACCGTGGTTTTTGCAACATCAACAATGAAGCCATCATGATCGAATACTTGCGCCGCCACTACGGAGTGAAGCGGGTGGCCATCGTTGATACCGACGTCCACCACGGCGATGGCACCCAGGACATTTATTACGATGATCCCGACGTCCTATTTATTTCCATCCACCAGGATGGGCGCACCCTTTATCCCGGATCCGGCTTCCCTGGTGAGCGGGGCGGGCCCAATGCCGGAGGCTTTACCATCAACATCCCCCTTTTGCCCGGAAGCACCGACGCTACTCTCCACTATGTGCTAGATGAGCTCATCTTGCCCATCCTGGAGGAGTTTCAGCCTCAAATCATCGTCAATTCCGCCGGCCAGGACAACCATTATACCGATCCCTTGGCCAACATGAGCTTTTCCGCTCAGGGCTACGCCCGGCTAACCGAGAAGCTCAAGCCCGACCTAGCAGTACTTGAGGGCGGCTACGCCATTGAAACTGCCCTGCCCTACGTCAATCTGGGCTTGATTTTAGCGCTAGCGGGGATGGACTATTCCTGGGTAAGGGAACCCGATTATCCGACCGGAGGGCTTAAAGAAAGCGAGGAGATCCGCTCCTACACCAAGGGTCTAGTGGCCAGAGTGCGGGAAATCTGGCAGCAGCGGGGCCAAGTCTATGATGGCAGCTACCGGTTGGGGGATGGTTACTGGTCCACCCGGCGGTCGGTTTTCTATGATACCGATGGCATCCGCGAGCTACAGGAAGAAAGAATCAAGGATTGTCCCCGGGAGGACTGCCTAGGGTACAGCTTCATCGCTTCCCGGGCAGTGGGACCAGGAATCGGCTCCCGGAACATCCTGGCCATCAGCATCCCCTGGCGCGCCTGTCCTAGCTGCGCCAGCGAGGCCAGGGAACTCTACCGCCACATGGCCGGGCCCCAGCGGCCCAGGGAAGCCTACCAGCACGTCTATCTACAGGATAAGCCCGAGGACACTTATCGGCATTACGACCTAGCCAAGGACCAGGAAACCGTCCTCTAATCGGCCGTTACGGCCACAGAGGCGCCGGCGGCGCAAGGCTACTTGCGCTTACCAGCGCCGCTCATAGAGCTCGGAACAGGGAATGCAGACAATCTGGCCATCCCGCACCCGGGCTCTTGGCTCCATGACCTTCTCCCCGCAACGGGCACAGGTTACCGAAGAAAAGATCCTCGCCTTGTCCGGGAAATCCAGCTTGACTTCCTGGATTTGGCAGATCTCTTCCTCCGGCATTTCCAGGATGCGCTGCACTCGTTCCGCCTGGAGCTTCCGGTACTGCTCCTCTTCCTCCGGCCTAGCCTGGCCAGCCATGACTTTAGACCGGAGCTCGTCCGGCTTGGGTCCCGCTCCTTGTCCTACAGATAGGCCTCCTTGGTGGCGGCCTAGGTCCTTTACCACTACCCGTACCGCCCGGCCATCGCTGCGCCGGCCGATGGTATAGGCGTGCTTTCCGTAATCGCGGAAGAAGAGGTTGCCCTTGCCGGCGGTGCAGCCGGTGACCACCTGGACAGCATCCACGCCGCAGGAGTCGGTCTCAGCAATGGCTATCAGCTCCTCATCCGCCGCGCGCCCGCCTACGCCTAAGGCCCGCAGCGCCGCCTTGGCCGCTCGATAGCCGCTGGCCAGCCCCGGACAGCTGTGCCCGTGAAATTCTACCGCCTTTTCCCAATCCGTCCTTTCCTGGTCCATATCCACTCCTCCCCTGCGATAACTCCCCTGCGATAACTCCACTACGAAAACTTGTTTGCTCTTGGCTGGCTGGCCCGCTACTCCTTGGCTCCGTAACCCTTCGCTGAGCCACTCAAAGCTCCGTCTTAGGTTCCGGCGGGCTTCCCGGCCGATCGGACCTCCGTGTCCGTAGCCGCAAAGGCATCTCTTGCTGGATCTCTAGAACATGCGGCGCTTGACAAATACCATTACCGTACCCAAGGTGAGGAGAAACGAGGCCCCCACCACCGCCGAAAAGGCCCAGGGCGCCTGTTGGCCAGGCAAAGGCACGTTCATGCCGTAGAAGCTGGCCACCATGGTGGGTATGGCCAGCACAATAGTAACCGCAGTAAGGAATTTCATCACGATGTTGAGGTTATTGGATATTACTGAAGCAAAAGCATCCATGGTCTCGGTAAGGATGCGGGTGTAAATATCGCCCATATCGATGGCCTGGCGGTTTTCAATAATCACGTCCTCCAAAAGCTCCCGATCTTCCTCGTACATTTTGATAAGCTGCGACTGGGCCATTTCCACCTGCACCCGGTCGGGCTCGCACTCGCGCCGCCAATCGGATGCTTCGCCCCTCGCTTCAGTAGAAAACGATAACGCCTGCCAACCTGACCAACCTGGGGCCGGCGCCCCAGTATGCGGGTCCCAGCCTAACTGCGAGCGCAGCAGCTTTTCCATGACGATTTCGTTGGCTTTGAGCGAGGTAGTGAAGTAAACCAAGCTCTTCTGCAACCCGAGGAGGCTAATTAATTCCTCATTCTTCATGGATTGGTGCAGGCGGCGCTCGATTTCATCGCTCTTTTTGTCGATTTGCTTCAGGTAGCGCAAATAGAGGGCCGCAGTTTTATAAAGGATTTGCAGGAGAAAACGGGTCTTCTTATAAGTATAAAAAGTCCGCAACCGAGAGCGCTCAAACTCGTTGAGGAGTTCATTGTCCTCCAAGCATACAGTAGCCACCAGCTCATCGGTAATGATGATGCCCAAAGGCAGGGTATCAAAGGTTTTGTCCCGAACCACCGGGATCTTAATAATAATCAGCACTTGGCCCTCTTCGGTCTCAATCCGCGAGCTTTCTTCTTCATCTAGAGGGTACTCCAATAGCTCCCGGGAGATGATGGTATGGGAAGCTACCTGCGCCAGCTCTTCGGGAGTAGGGTTTACCAGGTTGATCCAGCTACCCTTCTCCCCTAGGTTGTCAATTGCCATAAGCTCTTCACCGACTGTCTTGTAAATCCGAAGCACCTTGCTTCCCCCCTTTCTTTCTAGCTAATGGTCCTGCGCTTGCCAGCGGCCCGCCCATGCTCCCGGTGTTCGGTCCGACCGCCCGCGCGCCCGCGCCTCCACCACCGACCCGCCTGTACCTTCTACCAACCTGCCCGCCGCCCGGCTAATCCAGCGGACCGGCCAATAAGCCGCCCCTCGTCCCGGCTGTCCCCTCGTCTGCCCCGCCATCTACCAGCCGACCCATCCGCTGCCCGGCCAGTCCCGCGGGC
This window encodes:
- a CDS encoding magnesium transporter CorA family protein, yielding MKNEELISLLGLQKSLVYFTTSLKANEIVMEKLLRSQLGWDPHTGAPAPGWSGWQALSFSTEARGEASDWRRECEPDRVQVEMAQSQLIKMYEEDRELLEDVIIENRQAIDMGDIYTRILTETMDAFASVISNNLNIVMKFLTAVTIVLAIPTMVASFYGMNVPLPGQQAPWAFSAVVGASFLLTLGTVMVFVKRRMF
- a CDS encoding TraR/DksA C4-type zinc finger protein, with translation MDQERTDWEKAVEFHGHSCPGLASGYRAAKAALRALGVGGRAADEELIAIAETDSCGVDAVQVVTGCTAGKGNLFFRDYGKHAYTIGRRSDGRAVRVVVKDLGRHQGGLSVGQGAGPKPDELRSKVMAGQARPEEEEQYRKLQAERVQRILEMPEEEICQIQEVKLDFPDKARIFSSVTCARCGEKVMEPRARVRDGQIVCIPCSELYERRW